One window of Oncorhynchus masou masou isolate Uvic2021 chromosome 28, UVic_Omas_1.1, whole genome shotgun sequence genomic DNA carries:
- the LOC135517355 gene encoding E3 ubiquitin-protein ligase TRIM35-like codes for MAAKLSLPEEDLCCPVCCDIFTDPVILSCSHSYCHECLQEYWRQREVNECPVCRKRFSSGAAHCNLALRNLCEAFLQERSQKEEGGASAGSEMVCSLHGEKLKLFCLEDKQPACVVCQTSRKHANHKFCPVDEAAGDYKKELKSVLKVLQEKLKVFNAVKLTCDKTEQHIRSQAQHTEKQIMEEFKALHLFLRDERVVRIAALKEEEERKSRLMKRKIEEMSREISSLSDTIRDVEVELRGEDVVFIQRYQAVKERALECTPTDPERVSGALIDVAKHLGNLQFRVWEKMQEIVQFTPVILDPNTVHPHLILSNNLISLRHSTESPQLPDNPERFDNYRSVLGSDGFNSGTHSWDVDVGDSILWSVGVVTEWKGATASTRGHWRLDNNKGVFKARSSSDQSVPLSNRLRPQRIRVQLDWERGTLSFSDPVTNTHLHTFTHTFTKRLFPCFCSKHLRILPEKVSVVVEQHS; via the coding sequence ATGGCTGCTAAATTGTCTCTCCCAGAGGAGGATCTCTGCTGTCCTGTGTGCTGTGACATCTTCACGGATCCTGTTATCCTGTCATGTAGCCACAGCTACTGTCATGAATGCCTACAGGAATATTGGAGACAAAGAGAAGTGAATGAATGTCCCGTATGCAGGAAAAGATTCAGCTCAGGAGCAGCTCACTGTAACCTGGCTCTGAGAAACCTGTGTGAAGCCTTCTTACAGGAGAgaagtcagaaagaggagggtgGAGCTTCAGCGGGGTCTGAGATGGTCTGCAGTCTGCACGGTGAGAAACTCAAGCTCTTCTGTCTAGAGGATAAACAGCCTGCATGTGTGGTGTGTCAGACTTCCAGAAAACACGCAAACCATAAGTTCTGTCCTGTGGATGAGGCTGCAGGGGACTACAAGAAGGAACTCAAGTCTGTGCTGAAGGTCTTACAGGAGAAGCTGAAGGTCTTTAATGCAGTGAAACTAACTTGCGATAAAACAGAACAGCATATCAGAAGCCAGGCCCAGCACACAGAAAAACAGATTATGGAGGAATTTAAAGCACTTCACTTGTTCTTAAGAGATGAACGGGTAGTCAGGATTGCTGCactgaaggaggaagaggagaggaagagtcgGCTGATGAAGAGGAAAATTGAAGAGATGAGCAGAGAGATATCATCCCTTTCAGACACAATCAGAGACGTAGAGGTGGAGCTGAGAGGGGAAGACGTCGTGTTTATACAGCGTTACCAGGCTGTAAAGGAAAGAGCCCTGGAGTGCACACCAACGGACCCAGAGAGGGTTTCAGGAGCTCTGATAGACGTGGCCAAACACCTGGGCAACCTGCAGTTCAGAGTCTGGGAGAAGATGCAGGAGATTGTTCAGTTCACTCCTGTTATTCTCGACCCCAACACTGTTCACCCCCATCTCATCCTGTCTAACAACCTGATTAGTTTGAGACATAGTACGGAGTCACCACAGCTTcctgacaacccagagaggtttGATAATTACCGATCGGTTCTGGGTTCTGACGGCTTTAACTCAGGGACACACAGCTGGGACGTTGATGTTGGGGACAGTATTTTATGGTCTGTTGGTGTGGTCACAGAGTGGAAGGGGGCCACTGCCTCAACGAGAGGACACTGGCGTTTAGATAATAACAAAGGAGTATTTAAAGCTCGCTCCTCATCGGATCAAAGCGTCCCTCTCTCAAATAGACTGAGACCACAGAGGATCAGAGTGCAGCTGGACTGGGAAAGAGGAACGCTGTCATTCTCTGACCCTGTTACTAACACCCACCTACACACGTTTACACACACTTTCACCAAGAGACTCTTTCCCTGCTTTTGTAGTAAGCATCTGAGGATTTTACCAGAGAAAGTCTCTGTTGTAGTGGAACAGCATAGTTAG